Genomic DNA from Halobaculum sp. CBA1158:
GTCGGCGTCCTGCTCCAGGTCGTCACGGAGGTACAGCTGTTCGTGGTCGGTCCGCGAGAAGTACGTCACCGACCGGGCGTTGTCGCCGACCGTGGTTCGACACGTCGAGACGAGTCGCTCCGCGGCCTCGTCGGGAAGCAGTTGGGACATACTCGCCACGCGCCGTCCGCGTCGGTAGTCGGTGTGGTAGGTGCCATCCTTGCCGGTTCCTGTGCGTCGGTGCGTGCGGTACCATCTCTCACGAACCGTTTTCGGGAGCACCTCCCTCGTGGGCGGTATGTCGACAGGCGATCCCGGCGGCGGCGCGACGGACACCGACGGAACGGACCCATTCGGTCGCGCGATCCGCGACTTCCGCCGGGGCGAGCAGGACGAGCCGCTGTGGTGCGTCGACGGCGACGAGCGGCTCGAACACCCCATCGAGCGCTTCTACTTCGCCGAGCGCGACGAGTCCGTGTACGAGGCGCTCGACGCCGACGGGCTGGCGACGCCGCTGCTCGACCTGGGTGCCGGCGCGGGCCGCGACGCGCTCCGGTTTCAGGAACGCTACGAGGGGGAGGTTGTCGGCCTGGAACCCTCCGCGCACCTCATCGCGACGATGCGCGAGCGCGGCGTCGAGTCGGCCGTCGAGGGCGACATGTTCGCGCTCCGGGAGTCGTTCGAGCGCGACCGCTTTCGCGCCGTCTACGCCCACGGCACCCAACTGGGGCTCGCGCGACCGCCACACCGCCTCCGGGAGTTCCTCGGGGATCTGGCGTTCGTGACCGACGACGACGCCGTCGCCGTGCTGGACAACTACGACCCCGAGGCGGCGGCGGCGCGCGACCTACTGGGCTGGCGGCCGGACCCGACGCCGGGGATGGGCTACCGCGTGATGCACTTCGAGTACGAGGGCGACGTGGGCGAGTCGCTGCTGTTCCGGCCGTTCACGCCCGAGGTGCTGCGGGAGGCGTGCGTGGGGTCGGCGTGGACCGTCGGGGAGGTTCGATACACGAACGCCCACCACTACGAGGTGGTGTTGCAGAAGGCGTGACGCGGCGCGGATCCGGTGTGGGACCCGTCGGACGGCCGACAGAGCTACCCGGGACGGACCGGGGTGATCTGCATGGTCGCCGTCGAGCCGTACTACTGTCATCAGTGCGGTACCGAGTTGATCGAGCGCCGGATACACGGTCGCGATCGGAAGTCGTGTCCCGAGTGCGGCCACCGCCACTTCCGAAACGCCGTCGTGTCCGTCGACGTGATCGTCCGCGACGGCGAGGAGGTCGTCCTGCTCGACCCGGCGGCCGGGGGACCGTGGGAGCTTCCCGGGGGCCATCCCGAATTCGACGAGGGCCCCGAGGTCGCTGCCGTCCGAGAGCTTCGAGAGGAGACCGGGCTGGAGGCGCGGGCCCCCGACTTGGACCTGCTGTCGGTCGTTCACAGCGTCCACGGGGAACGACACTACCACATGGTGACGTACGTGCTCGACCGCGCCGAGACAGCCGGCGAACCGACGCCGGGCGAGGAAGCGACGGCGGTCGAGTGGTGGTCGGTCGACCGGGCGCTCTCGTCCCCAAGCGAGACGAGGGAGATAGACAGAGAGGCGTTGCGTTCCGTGTTCGTCCGGGAATAGAGACCCCATCCGTGAACGGGTACTGACCGGGGGCAGGGAACGGTCTCGTTCCCACGGAACCGACACCTGTCCCAGTCAGTCGGCCGCCTCGGGCGGCGTCACCCGCTTCAGCGCCGCCTCGAAGTCGTCCGCCGTCACCGACAGCGCGTCGGCGTGGTCGTTGGCCGCCTCGCCGAACTCGTCGGCGACGCGCTCGACCGACCGCATGGTCGCCTCGCGCACGACCGCCGTGAGTTCGGCACCCGAGTAGCCCTCGCTGTGCTCGGCCACGTCGTCGAGGTCCACGTCGTCCGCGAGCGGCGTTCGCTCGGTGTGGACGGCGAGGATCTTCCGGCGACCGTCCACGTCCGGGAGGGGGACCTCGACGTGGCTCTCGAGGCGGCCCGGCCGGACGAGCGCGTCGTCGAGCGCCTCCCGGCGGTTCGTGGCGGCGATCACCGCGAGGTTGGGGTTGTCGCCGGCGCGATCCAGCTCCGTCAGGAGTTGGGAGACGACGCGCTCGCCGACGCCCGAGGAGCCGCCCATGCCGTCGCGGTCGGTCGCGATGGCGTCGATCTCGTCGAAGAAGACGATCGACGGAGCCGCCTGGCGGGCGCGCTCGAACACCTCCCGCACAGCTTTCTCGGACTCGCCGACGTAGCGGTCGAGCAGTTCCGGTCCGGCGACCTCGATGAAGTTCACCTCCGACTCGCCGGCGATGGCGCGCGCGAGCAGCGTCTTCCCGGTTCCCGGCGGCCCGTACAGCAGGACGCCCGTCGGCGGGTCCGCCCCGGCGGCGTCGAACAGCGGGGCGTAGGTGAGCGGCCACGTCACCGCCCGCGAGAGCGTCTCCTTCGCGTCCGCGAGTCCGCCCACATCGTCGAAGGTGGTATCGGGCTGTTCGGCGACGTACTCGCGCATCGCCGAGGGCTCGACGGTCGCGAGCGCCGTCTCGAAGTCCGCGCGGGTGACCTCAACGGCGGCGAGGTCGACCGCGCTGTCCTCCCGGCGCGCCCGGCGCAGCGCCGTCAGCGCCGCCTCCGTCGTCAGCGAGTCGATGTCGGCCCCGACGAAGCCGTACGTGCGAGCGGCGAGGCGGTCGACGTCCACGTCGTCGGCGAGGGGCATCCGGCGGGTGTGCACCTCGAGGATCTCCCGGCGGCCCGCCTCGCCCGGCACCCCGATCTCGATCTCGCGGTCGAAGCGACCGCCCCGTCTGAGAGCGGGGTCGATGGCGTCCACGCGGTTGGTCGCGCCGATGACGATCACGTCCTCGCGGGCGTCGAGCCCGTCCATCAGCGAGAGCAGTTGGCCGACGATCCGGTTTTCCATGTCGCCGCCGTCGCCGCGCTGGCCGGCGATGGAGTCGATCTCGTCGAAGAAGACGATGCTGGGTGCCGACTCGTTCGCCTCCGCGAATATCTCCCGGAGCTTCTCCTCGCTTTCCCCCTTGTACTTCGAGGTGATCTCCGGCCCCGACACCGAGATGAAGTTCGCCGCCACCTCGTTGGCGACGGCCTTCGCTATCAGCGTCTTGCCGGTCCCGGGCGGCCCGTGCAGGAGGACGCCCTTCGGCGGGTCGATGCCGAGGCGGGCGAACACCTCCGGCTCCGACAGCGGGAGCTCGATCGTCTCGCGCACGAGCTCGAGCTCCTCGTCGAGGCCGCCGATGTCCTCGTAGGTGACGTCGGCGGCCGTGGGCGTCGGCGTCGCGGGCGCGTCGCCGCCGGCGTCGGGCGCGCCGGTTCCGGGCGCACCGTCGCCGCGGTCGCCGCCGGCGCGTCGATCGCGCGTCGGAAGATCGACCGACGCGCCGGTGCCAGAAGACGTGTTCACCCCTCCCCCGCCGTCAGCGTTGCCGCCGGACTCCGCGCTGGCTCCGTCGGTCGCGTCGCCCGCGCGGTCGGTCGAGTGCCGGACCGTCATCCGGGTACCGTCGTGGACCCGAACCGGGCCCTCCGGCGTCGTCTCGGCGACGACGAACACGTTGCCGCCGAGGTGTGAGAGCCGCACCTGCTCGCCCGCGCTGACGGGGCGGCCGTCGAGGTCGCGCGCGGCGTACCGTTCCAGCGTCTCGGCGTCGATGTCGACGCCGTCGAGCGCCGCCGGCGCGGTCAGCGTCACGGCGTCGGCCTCGTCCACGCGCTCCTTGTGGACGCGGACCCGCTCGCCGATCTTCGCGCCGGCGTTCGATCTGGTCTCGCCGTCGACGAGCACCTCGTCGTCGCCGGCGTCGGTCCCGGCCGGCCACACCTTCGCGGCCGTCTCGCGCTCGCCGGCGATGATCACCGTCTCGCCCGACAGCACGCCGAGGCGATTCATCGTCGCGTCGGACAGGCGGGCGATGCCGCGGCCGGCGTCGCGCTTGGCCGCGCCCCGGACCGTCAGCGGGAGGCCCTCGTCGTCGCTCATGTCACCGGCTTTGGAGTCCCGGGGCTTACCGCTTTCCACGTCCGCCTGCCGAATCTCGTCCCACCCCTATCCCTCGGCTCCCGTCTCCCCGCGCTCGTCTCTCAGCCCCGTCTCTCGTCTCCCGCCCGTCGGCTCGCGACGTGACGGACAGAAACACTTATCAACAACACCGACAGTCGGTGGTGATGAATCTATGACACGTGCGCTGAAAGGATCGGGATTCCTCGGCCTCGCGGTGATGATGGCCGTGGGGCTGCATCAGTTCGTGATACTGTCGGGCGGGAGCGCGGTCCCGCCGTGGATGATCGGGGGTCACGCCCACCTCGGCGTGCTGTCGATCCTCGCGATCGTGATGGGCTTTGCCGTCCCCGCCCTCGGCGTGACCGGGTCGCTGCGGACCGCAGTGACCGGCCTGTTCATCGCCGGCCAATGGGGGATCCCGGGGATCGTCTGGCTGGGCGAGGGGTTCGGCCTCACGTTCCTGATGCCGACAGGGTTCCTCTGGGGCGGCGCGCTGATCGTCTCGATGCTGATCATGCTCTACAAGTCGGTGACGGTGCCCGACGACGACGTCGGCGGTCCCGCGGCCGCGCCCGCCGACGACTGAGCTACCCGGAGATACGGCGTCCGGTCCCGTGAACACGGCGTCTGCTCCCGGAGACGAAGCGCGCGATCCCGGGTGACGGCGTCGGATCGCAATCGGTTTCAGCCGCCTTCTCGTCGCCACGCGCCATGTCAGAAGGGGCGTCCACGGCCTCGGCGGTCGCGTACCGATTCGGCATCCAACTCCCGGCCGTGCTCGTCGCCGCCGGCGCGGTCGGCGTCCTGTCGTTGTATTTCCTGACGGCCACGGCGGTCGTCGTCGGGGCGGCGCTGGGGCTCGCGACCGCCGCGGTCGTCGCCGGCGTCGCCGGCGTGATCGCGACTCGGTAGCTATCCGAGATCGATATCCGAATCCGCCAACAGCGACCGGATCGTCTCCTCCGGCGGCGCGCCCGGATTCACGCGTCGAGCGTACCACCGCAGCGCCGTCTCCAGCGTGTCCGTCGGGTCGCCGGCGGCGACGCGGAGCGTGTCGGTCTCCCCGCCGGCGGCGACCGCGAGCGCGAAGCCGTGGGGAGCCGCGAGCGCGTCGAGTTCCGTCGCGACCGCAGCCAGCGGGTCGTCGTGGTCGGCGTCGACCCCCTCGCCTCCGGTCGACTCCCCCCCGTCGGCCGAGTCGTCGCCGACGGCCGGACCGTCTCCGGTGGCTGACGGCTCCTCGGACCCCGAGATACCCGCGTCGGCGACGGGTCGGTCGTCCGTTCCGTTCGGCGCGGTGGACGACTCTGAGTCGTCGGCGCGTGCGGCGGCCGTGGTGATGACGTATCGGCCGTCGTCGGTCTCGTCGACGCCGTCGCGGTCGCGGATGTCGAGGTCCTCCGGGTCCATCACTCCCTCGCGACCCGGCGGTCCGTCGGCGTCCTCCGCGTCGCCGTCGGTCGGCTCCTCGCCGTCGACGCGGACCACGTCTCGAACCGGATCGTCGTGAGCGTCCTCGGATTCCGGGCCGTCTGCGTCGCTCATCGTCGAGCGGTTTCGGGGCCGGCGGTATCAACGCTCCCCCGTGGTTCTCACGGCTGAGAGCGCGGCGGGGTGGGGCGGCTCGGCCCTTCGGACCTCGCCGCCGTGGTCCGTGTGTCTCAGTCGTTCGCCTCGCTCACTCACGGGTCACTCCGTTCCCCGTTCGCTATCGCGGTCTCACTTCGTTCGACCGCGCACTCCTCCGACACACGCTCTGCCAGACCACCGACTTGATAACCTCCCGCCGGTTTCTCCCGTTCATGGACGACAGCGACATCTCGGACCAGTACACGCCGGAGGCGGTGGAGACCGCCGTCTCCGAGCGCTGGGACGAGACGAACGCCTACGAGGTGACGAAGGAGGCCCACGCCGACGACCCCTCGTTCTTCTTCGTCGACGGCCCGCCGTACACGACCGGGCAGATGCACCTGGGGACGGCCTGGAACAAGACCCTCAAGGACACCGTCATCCGGTACACCCGGATGCAGGGCCACGACGTGACCGACCGCCCCGGCTACGACATGCACGGGCTCCCCATCGAGACGAAAGTCGAGCAGGAACTCGGCTTCGACACCAAGCGAGACATCGAGGAGTTCGGCATGGAGAACTTCATCGACGAGTGCCGGGAGTTCGCCCTCAGGAACAGAGAGAACATGGACGAGGACTTCCGGTCCATCGGCGCGTGGATGGACTGGGACGACCCGTACCAGACCATCGAGCCGGAGTACATGGAGGCCGCCTGGTGGGCGCTCCGGCAGGTTCACGAGCGTGGACTCGTCGAGCAGGGCAAGCGTTCCATCTCGCAGTGTCCCCGGTGTGAGACCGCCATCGCCAACAACGAGGTCGAGTACGAGGAGATCGAGTCGCCGTCGATCTACGTGAAGTTCCCCCTCTCCGACCGCGAGGGGAGCCTCGTCATCTGGACGACGACCCCGTGGACCATCCCCGCGAACACCTTCGTCGCCGTCGGGAGCGACCTCACCTACCAGGAGGTCGAGGCGACGAGGGACGGACAGACGGAGACGCTGTTCCTCGCGGAGTCGACCGTCGAGGACGCCCTCCGCCGGGGCCGCTACGACGACTACGAGGTCGTCGCCGAGTATTCCGGCGACGAACTGGTCGGCTGGGAGTACGACCACCCGCTCGCCGAGGAGGTGCCCGACCACCCGAGCTTCGACGGCGCGGGAGAGGTCTACACCGCCGAGTACGTCGAGGCCGACCGCACGGGGCTGGTCCACTCCGCGCCCGGCCACGGCCAGGAGGACTTCGAGCGCGGCGAGGAACTCGGCCTGGAGTCGTTCTGTCCGGTCGGCGGCGACGGCGTCTACACCGAGGCGGCCGGGAAGTACGCCGGGGAGTTCGTCCGCGACGCCAACGACGACATCATCGCCGACCTCGACGCGGGAGGCCACCTGCTCGCCAGCGAGACCCACGAGCACAGCTACGGGCACTGCTGGCGGTGTGACACCCCCATCGTCTTCCTCGCGACCGACCAGTGGTTCATCCGGATCACCGAGATCAAAGACGAGCTGCTGGACAACATCGACGACGCCGAGTGGCACCCCCACTCCGCCCGAGAGGGCCGCTTCCGCAACTTCGTCGAGGAGGCACCCGACTGGAACGTCTCCCGGCAGCGTTACTGGGGCATTCCCCTCCCGATCTGGGTGCCCGAGGACGCCGAGACGTACGACGCTGACGAACTGATCGTCGTCGGCACGCGCGAGGAGCTCGCCGAGCGCGTCGACCAGGAGATCGACCCCGAGACGATCGACCTCCACCGCCCCTCGGTCGACGATCTGACCATCACCGAGGACGGGACCGTCTACGAGCGCGTCCCGGACGTGTTCGACGTGTGGTTCGACTCCTCGGTCGCCACCCTCGGAACGATCGGCTACCCGAGCGACGAGACGGACTTCGAGGAGCTGTGGCCCGCCGACCTCATCATCGAAGCACACGACCAGACCCGCGGGTGGTTCTGGTCGCAGCTCGGCATGGGCACCGCCGCGCTCGGGGAGTCCCCGTACGACGAAGTCCTGATGCACGGGTTCACGACGATGGGCGACGGCTCGAAGATGTCCAAGTCGAAGGGCAACATTGTCGAGCCCGAGGAGGCCATCGACGCCGCCGGCCGGGACCCCCTGCGGTGTTACCTCCTCAGCCACGAGCAGCAGGAGAAGAACCTCGCGTTCGAGTGGGACGGCCTCCACGAGATGCAGTCGACGCTGAACATCCTCTGGAACGTCTTCCGGTTCCCGCTGCCGTACATGCGGCTGGACGGCTACGATCCGGCCGAGCCCGACCCCGAATCGGCCGATCTGGAGGTCGTCGACGAGTGGGTGCTCTCGCGCTTGCAGACCGTCAAGGCCGAGATGGCCGACGCGTGGGAGGACTACGAGGTCGACGACGCGCTCAACGCCCTGCTCGACTTCGTCACGGGCGACGTGTCGCGCTTCTACGTGAAGGCGATCCGCGAGCGGATGTGGGAGGACGAGGACAGCGCCAGCAAGCGCGCCGCCTACGACACGATGGCGACCGTGCTCGGCGAGGTCACCCGGCTGCTTGCCCCGTACGCACCGTACCTCACCGAACGGATGTACCAGCACCTCGACGGCGAGGCGACGACGGTCCACCAGCTCGCGTACCCCGAGGTCGACGAGAACCTCCGCGACGAGCAGCTCGAAACCGACATGGCCGTCCTCCGGGACGTGGAGGAGGCGGCCGCGAACGCCCGACAGCGCGCCGAGCGCAAGCTCCGCTGGCCCGTCACCCGCGTCGTCGTCGAGAGCGGCGACGAGGCGACGCGCGACTCCGTTTCGAACCTCCGCGAGCTGCTTGCCGATCGCGTCAACAGTCGGTCGGTGGAGGTCGTCGACTCCTACGGCGAACTCGTCGAGGTCGCCGAGCCGGTGATGTCGGAGTTGGGTCCCGCCTTCGGCGGCGACGCCCAGGAGGTCATGGCGGCCATCGAGGGCGCGACCCGCACGGAACTGGAGGCGAGCGGCCGCCTCGCGGTCGAGGTCGCCGGCGAGGAGTACGAACTCGAGGAGGGGATGGTGACGTTCCACTCGCAGGCCCCCGAGGGCGTCGTGAGCGCCGAGTTCGACTCGGGGACCGTCTACGTCGACACCGAACTCACCGAGGACGTCGAGTCCGAGGGGTACGCGCGCGACGTGGTCCGCCGGATCCAGGAGATGCGAAAGGAGCTCGACCTCGACGTGGACGAGCGGATCCGCGTCTCGCTGGACGTCGCCGACGACCGCGTCGCCGACTTCGTCGACGAGCACCGCGAGTACGTCGCCGAGGAGACCCGCACCGACGCGTTCGTCGACCGGACGGCCGCCGACTTCGATCTCATCGAGGAGTGGACCGTCGAGGGCGTCGCAGTCACCATCGGCGTCGCGCGCGCCGAAGCGGAATCGCCCGCGGACGACTGACGCGGACGACCGACTGGCGGACGGCTGACGCCGGCACGGTGGACGCCGCGGCGGTGGGCTCCGCGTCCCCCCGCTCGGCCCGAAGCCACCGCAGCGTCTCACGCACTTTCTGGCGACGGGAACCGTCCCCGGAACCGTTCGACCGACACACTCATCTGAACAGTTTTACAATCGTTTGTATGGCAACGACAGATCGGTTGGAGCGCCTCATCACCGACGAGGTCGGCGAGTGCCGTGCGAGCGACGTCGACGACCGGCTCGACGACCTCCGCGCGCTGGAGGCGCGGGCCAGCGTCGCCGACGGCGACGAGTCCGCCGACCTCGACGCGCTGTCGGCGCTCAGGAGCGACACGCGCTACCGACTCGCGCGCCTGCTCGCCGCGGCCGACGGCGACCTGTGCGTCTGCGAGTTGGAGCCGCTGATGGACGTGAGTTCCTCGGCTGTCAGTCACGCGCTGTCGACGCTCGCGGACGCCGGCCTCCTCTCGCGCCGCAAGGAGGGGAAGTGGCGCTACTACGACGCCACCGAACGCGCGGACGCGGTGCTCGAGGCGCTGGATGCGACCCGCGGGGGAGACGCGTGAGCGACGACGGTGCGGACGCGGTCGGAGGCGGAACCGCCGACGCGGCGGACGCCGCCGCCGACCCCGTTCGCCTCGCGTTCGTCTGCGTGCAGAACGCCGGGCGCTCGCAGATGTCGTACGCGTTCGCGGAGCGCGAGGCCGATCGTCGCGGTCTCGGCGACCGCGTGCAACTGCTGACCGGCGGCACCCGCCCCGCCGACCGCGTCCATGACGAGGTGGTCGGCGCGATGGCCGAGGTCGGGATCGACGTGTCCGACCGCGCCCCGCGGGAGGTGACGGACGCCGAGTTGAACGCCTGCGACTACGTCGCGACGATGGGGTGTTCGACGCTCTCGCTTTCGGACTCCGTCGAGGCGCGCGACTGGGCGCTCGCCGACCCCGACGGGAAGTCCCCCGAGGCGGTCGCCGCGATCCGCGACGAGATCGAATCGCGGGTCGTCGCGCTGTTCGACGAGGTGTTCGGGAAGCGCGAGAGTCCGGACGCGACCTGTCGCGACGACGGGCGAGGAACGGCCCCGACCGACTCGCCGACCGACGACTGAGCCTGCCGACCGCGCCCCCTTCGTCCGATCGACTGACCCGCGTCGGCGACCGCTCCGTCGGTCTCGCGGCCGCCGGTCAGTCGTGCTCGCCGTCGAGCGCCTCCTCGCGGAGGTCGCGACCGCGGTCGGACTCGACTGTGATGTCCGGCACCTCGGTCGGGCGCATGTCGTCGTCGACGGCGACGAACACGAAGTACGACTCCGTCGTCTGCTCGCGCACGCCCGTCCGCGGGGCCTCGCGGTAGGCGCGAAGGCGCACCCGGACGGACGTGCGGCCGGTCGCGTACGCGTACGACTCGATGACGCAGATGTCCCCGCGGGGGACGGGTCGATCGAAGTCCAGCCGGTTGATCCGCGCGGTGACGCACGTCTCGCCGGCGTGGCGCATCGCCGACATCGCGCCGACCTCGTCCATCCACTTGGCGACGTTCCCTCCGTGGACGGTGCCGTAGTTGTTCGCGTCGTCGGGCTGCACGCGTTCGCGGTTCTCGATGTACGTGTCGCTGACCGTCGCCATGCGTGCGGGACGCGAGCGAGACGGGTATGCCTGTTCCCCGGGTCCAGTTCCGGTGCCGGTTCCGGTGTCGACGTGCCCGACCGCGTCCCCGTCTCAAGTCGGGATCCGACGGCAGTCGGACCCGACTGCGGGACCATCACACCTCCACGTCGGTGTCGACTA
This window encodes:
- a CDS encoding class I SAM-dependent methyltransferase; this translates as MSTGDPGGGATDTDGTDPFGRAIRDFRRGEQDEPLWCVDGDERLEHPIERFYFAERDESVYEALDADGLATPLLDLGAGAGRDALRFQERYEGEVVGLEPSAHLIATMRERGVESAVEGDMFALRESFERDRFRAVYAHGTQLGLARPPHRLREFLGDLAFVTDDDAVAVLDNYDPEAAAARDLLGWRPDPTPGMGYRVMHFEYEGDVGESLLFRPFTPEVLREACVGSAWTVGEVRYTNAHHYEVVLQKA
- a CDS encoding NUDIX domain-containing protein, whose protein sequence is MVAVEPYYCHQCGTELIERRIHGRDRKSCPECGHRHFRNAVVSVDVIVRDGEEVVLLDPAAGGPWELPGGHPEFDEGPEVAAVRELREETGLEARAPDLDLLSVVHSVHGERHYHMVTYVLDRAETAGEPTPGEEATAVEWWSVDRALSSPSETREIDREALRSVFVRE
- a CDS encoding AAA family ATPase is translated as MSDDEGLPLTVRGAAKRDAGRGIARLSDATMNRLGVLSGETVIIAGERETAAKVWPAGTDAGDDEVLVDGETRSNAGAKIGERVRVHKERVDEADAVTLTAPAALDGVDIDAETLERYAARDLDGRPVSAGEQVRLSHLGGNVFVVAETTPEGPVRVHDGTRMTVRHSTDRAGDATDGASAESGGNADGGGGVNTSSGTGASVDLPTRDRRAGGDRGDGAPGTGAPDAGGDAPATPTPTAADVTYEDIGGLDEELELVRETIELPLSEPEVFARLGIDPPKGVLLHGPPGTGKTLIAKAVANEVAANFISVSGPEITSKYKGESEEKLREIFAEANESAPSIVFFDEIDSIAGQRGDGGDMENRIVGQLLSLMDGLDAREDVIVIGATNRVDAIDPALRRGGRFDREIEIGVPGEAGRREILEVHTRRMPLADDVDVDRLAARTYGFVGADIDSLTTEAALTALRRARREDSAVDLAAVEVTRADFETALATVEPSAMREYVAEQPDTTFDDVGGLADAKETLSRAVTWPLTYAPLFDAAGADPPTGVLLYGPPGTGKTLLARAIAGESEVNFIEVAGPELLDRYVGESEKAVREVFERARQAAPSIVFFDEIDAIATDRDGMGGSSGVGERVVSQLLTELDRAGDNPNLAVIAATNRREALDDALVRPGRLESHVEVPLPDVDGRRKILAVHTERTPLADDVDLDDVAEHSEGYSGAELTAVVREATMRSVERVADEFGEAANDHADALSVTADDFEAALKRVTPPEAAD
- the ileS gene encoding isoleucine--tRNA ligase, producing MDDSDISDQYTPEAVETAVSERWDETNAYEVTKEAHADDPSFFFVDGPPYTTGQMHLGTAWNKTLKDTVIRYTRMQGHDVTDRPGYDMHGLPIETKVEQELGFDTKRDIEEFGMENFIDECREFALRNRENMDEDFRSIGAWMDWDDPYQTIEPEYMEAAWWALRQVHERGLVEQGKRSISQCPRCETAIANNEVEYEEIESPSIYVKFPLSDREGSLVIWTTTPWTIPANTFVAVGSDLTYQEVEATRDGQTETLFLAESTVEDALRRGRYDDYEVVAEYSGDELVGWEYDHPLAEEVPDHPSFDGAGEVYTAEYVEADRTGLVHSAPGHGQEDFERGEELGLESFCPVGGDGVYTEAAGKYAGEFVRDANDDIIADLDAGGHLLASETHEHSYGHCWRCDTPIVFLATDQWFIRITEIKDELLDNIDDAEWHPHSAREGRFRNFVEEAPDWNVSRQRYWGIPLPIWVPEDAETYDADELIVVGTREELAERVDQEIDPETIDLHRPSVDDLTITEDGTVYERVPDVFDVWFDSSVATLGTIGYPSDETDFEELWPADLIIEAHDQTRGWFWSQLGMGTAALGESPYDEVLMHGFTTMGDGSKMSKSKGNIVEPEEAIDAAGRDPLRCYLLSHEQQEKNLAFEWDGLHEMQSTLNILWNVFRFPLPYMRLDGYDPAEPDPESADLEVVDEWVLSRLQTVKAEMADAWEDYEVDDALNALLDFVTGDVSRFYVKAIRERMWEDEDSASKRAAYDTMATVLGEVTRLLAPYAPYLTERMYQHLDGEATTVHQLAYPEVDENLRDEQLETDMAVLRDVEEAAANARQRAERKLRWPVTRVVVESGDEATRDSVSNLRELLADRVNSRSVEVVDSYGELVEVAEPVMSELGPAFGGDAQEVMAAIEGATRTELEASGRLAVEVAGEEYELEEGMVTFHSQAPEGVVSAEFDSGTVYVDTELTEDVESEGYARDVVRRIQEMRKELDLDVDERIRVSLDVADDRVADFVDEHREYVAEETRTDAFVDRTAADFDLIEEWTVEGVAVTIGVARAEAESPADD
- a CDS encoding metalloregulator ArsR/SmtB family transcription factor — translated: MATTDRLERLITDEVGECRASDVDDRLDDLRALEARASVADGDESADLDALSALRSDTRYRLARLLAAADGDLCVCELEPLMDVSSSAVSHALSTLADAGLLSRRKEGKWRYYDATERADAVLEALDATRGGDA
- a CDS encoding low molecular weight phosphatase family protein, which translates into the protein MQNAGRSQMSYAFAEREADRRGLGDRVQLLTGGTRPADRVHDEVVGAMAEVGIDVSDRAPREVTDAELNACDYVATMGCSTLSLSDSVEARDWALADPDGKSPEAVAAIRDEIESRVVALFDEVFGKRESPDATCRDDGRGTAPTDSPTDD
- a CDS encoding acyl-CoA thioesterase; amino-acid sequence: MATVSDTYIENRERVQPDDANNYGTVHGGNVAKWMDEVGAMSAMRHAGETCVTARINRLDFDRPVPRGDICVIESYAYATGRTSVRVRLRAYREAPRTGVREQTTESYFVFVAVDDDMRPTEVPDITVESDRGRDLREEALDGEHD